The following are from one region of the Paenibacillus protaetiae genome:
- a CDS encoding MFS transporter, with protein sequence MNREKIWTGNFIVVCMSSFFMFLTFYILATAFPLYVKDGMHGNQQQMGLVITVYVIGGVLLRPLSGGWVDRFGKKKMAVLGMVVFLAACLGYFATKNVMFLFLVVRLIHGMAYALASTATSTAASAMIPESRQGEGMGYFSMFMSIAMVIGPALGLTLWKGHNVNVLLFGVSIIAALSLLFALAMKPNEQPRRTGKPDYGHPALKASGLRGRLSDLIELKALPVSFVGFILSFSYSSLSGFMSSFTAEIHQSQVTSTFFVAFALMIVLFRPVIGKIFDKYKEHYLYYPGIALFIAGMLLLSQAHSGTMVLIDGVIMGIGYGALLPCLQTLAMKLAPEHRRGSATGTFFLMFDLGYGFGSYFMGLIASFTDYRVMYVVAGIVPMLSALGYYVLHHRRQSKLGGGKPNATAA encoded by the coding sequence TTGAATAGAGAGAAAATCTGGACGGGCAACTTTATTGTGGTTTGCATGAGCAGTTTTTTTATGTTTCTCACGTTTTATATTTTGGCGACGGCGTTTCCGCTTTATGTTAAAGACGGGATGCACGGCAACCAGCAGCAGATGGGGCTGGTTATTACCGTTTATGTTATCGGGGGCGTGCTGCTCCGGCCGCTGTCGGGCGGATGGGTAGACCGGTTCGGGAAAAAGAAAATGGCGGTGCTCGGAATGGTTGTGTTTCTGGCAGCCTGCCTCGGTTATTTCGCGACCAAAAACGTGATGTTCCTGTTTCTGGTCGTGCGCCTCATCCACGGCATGGCTTACGCGTTGGCGTCCACAGCGACCAGCACGGCGGCTTCCGCGATGATTCCGGAATCGCGCCAAGGAGAAGGCATGGGCTACTTCAGCATGTTTATGAGCATCGCGATGGTCATCGGCCCGGCTTTGGGGCTTACTTTATGGAAGGGGCACAATGTCAATGTATTGCTGTTTGGCGTAAGTATCATCGCTGCGCTTTCGCTGCTGTTTGCTTTAGCGATGAAGCCGAATGAACAGCCGCGCCGCACCGGGAAGCCGGATTACGGGCATCCGGCGCTGAAGGCATCCGGCCTGCGCGGCCGCTTGAGCGATTTAATTGAGCTGAAGGCGCTGCCGGTGTCGTTTGTCGGGTTTATTTTATCGTTTTCGTACAGCTCGCTGTCCGGCTTTATGTCTTCCTTTACGGCCGAAATTCACCAGTCGCAGGTGACAAGCACGTTTTTTGTGGCGTTTGCGCTCATGATCGTGTTGTTCCGTCCGGTGATCGGTAAAATTTTCGATAAGTATAAAGAACATTATTTATATTATCCCGGCATTGCCTTGTTTATTGCCGGCATGCTGCTGCTCAGCCAAGCGCATTCGGGCACGATGGTTTTAATTGACGGCGTGATTATGGGGATCGGCTACGGCGCTTTGCTGCCGTGCCTGCAGACGCTGGCAATGAAGCTTGCGCCGGAGCACCGGAGAGGCAGTGCAACGGGAACGTTTTTCTTGATGTTCGATTTAGGTTACGGCTTTGGTTCCTATTTTATGGGGTTAATCGCTTCGTTTACCGATTATCGCGTCATGTACGTCGTGGCCGGTATCGTGCCGATGTTATCCGCTCTTGGTTATTATGTGCTGCATCACCGCCGGCAATCCAAGCTTGGCGGAGGCAAACCGAATGCAACGGCTGCTTAA
- a CDS encoding LysR family transcriptional regulator, whose product MEFLQLKYFQAVARHEHMTQAAKALNVSQPSLSNSIHRLEKKLGVPLFERHGRQIKLNAFGETYLRRVEQAFRELEEGERELADMAGLEHGTVTLSVTLPYVLPTLLKEFLTVHPHVRIIQRQLGSIVEMKAELENAAIDFCISTMPINGPDIEWMTLVEEELCLTVPKGHRFASRKCISLSEAANEPFIALSSRSHFRQITDGFCRQAGFEPHIAFELEEASAVQTLVEMGLGITFTLPLSLGRRASNADTVQLRITRPQCRRTFGIAWNRKHYLSEAAIHFREFAAGFFRQGAGS is encoded by the coding sequence ATGGAGTTTCTTCAACTTAAATATTTCCAGGCTGTCGCACGCCACGAGCATATGACGCAAGCAGCCAAAGCATTAAATGTGTCGCAGCCATCGTTAAGCAATTCGATCCACCGGCTGGAAAAAAAGCTAGGCGTCCCGTTGTTTGAACGGCATGGCAGGCAAATCAAGCTGAATGCGTTTGGAGAAACGTATTTGCGCAGAGTCGAGCAAGCTTTTCGGGAGCTGGAAGAAGGTGAACGGGAACTGGCCGACATGGCCGGGCTTGAGCACGGGACGGTAACGCTGTCGGTAACGCTGCCGTATGTACTGCCAACGCTGCTGAAGGAGTTCCTCACCGTTCATCCGCATGTGCGGATCATTCAGCGGCAGCTCGGTTCCATCGTGGAAATGAAAGCGGAGCTGGAAAATGCCGCAATCGACTTCTGCATCTCCACTATGCCGATTAACGGGCCGGATATTGAATGGATGACGCTGGTGGAAGAAGAGCTGTGCTTAACCGTCCCCAAAGGTCACCGCTTTGCTTCGCGTAAATGCATTTCATTAAGCGAAGCGGCTAATGAGCCTTTTATCGCCTTGTCGTCGCGTTCGCATTTCCGCCAAATAACGGACGGGTTTTGCCGGCAGGCCGGCTTTGAACCGCATATTGCATTCGAGCTGGAGGAAGCAAGCGCTGTTCAAACGCTGGTCGAGATGGGACTTGGCATTACGTTCACCCTTCCGCTTTCGCTTGGGCGGAGAGCCTCCAATGCGGACACAGTCCAGCTGCGGATCACGAGACCGCAATGCCGGCGCACCTTCGGCATCGCCTGGAACCGGAAGCATTATTTATCGGAAGCAGCTATCCACTTTCGCGAGTTTGCTGCCGGATTTTTCAGACAGGGCGCCGGCAGCTAG
- a CDS encoding 3-ketoacyl-ACP reductase, producing the protein MTLHNKTAIITGAGKGIGKATAIALAKEGVHLGLLARTTTDLEALKDSLANEYGVNVFIANANIAVRAEAEKAIASLASSLGSIDILINNAGTAQFGTVLEMDPDIWEQIIQTNLMGTYYVTRAALPTMLGQNSGSIINIASTAGERGFATGSAYAASKFAVMGFTESLMQEVRKSNIRVTALTPSTVNTELAVNTGLKIGDEDRMMQPEDVAELILAALKLPQRVFIKSAGIWTTNPQ; encoded by the coding sequence ATGACCTTACATAACAAAACCGCCATTATTACCGGAGCCGGCAAAGGCATCGGCAAAGCAACCGCTATCGCGCTGGCAAAAGAAGGGGTGCACCTCGGCTTGCTGGCCCGGACAACAACCGATCTGGAGGCGCTAAAAGATTCGCTGGCGAACGAATACGGCGTGAACGTATTTATCGCGAATGCAAATATAGCCGTTCGTGCAGAAGCGGAGAAAGCCATCGCTTCGCTTGCGTCCAGCCTGGGTTCAATTGATATTCTGATCAACAACGCCGGTACGGCGCAATTCGGCACCGTGCTGGAGATGGACCCGGACATTTGGGAGCAAATCATTCAAACGAACCTGATGGGCACGTATTACGTGACGCGTGCCGCACTGCCGACAATGCTCGGCCAAAACAGCGGCAGCATTATCAATATCGCTTCCACAGCCGGCGAACGCGGCTTCGCTACCGGCTCCGCATATGCCGCTTCCAAATTTGCGGTGATGGGCTTTACGGAATCGCTCATGCAGGAAGTGCGCAAATCGAACATTCGTGTGACCGCTTTGACGCCTAGCACGGTAAATACCGAACTGGCCGTCAACACCGGCCTGAAGATCGGCGACGAGGACCGCATGATGCAGCCGGAGGATGTGGCAGAACTGATTCTGGCCGCATTAAAGCTGCCGCAACGCGTATTCATCAAATCCGCCGGCATTTGGACGACCAATCCGCAATAA
- a CDS encoding glycoside hydrolase family 3 C-terminal domain-containing protein — translation MSKLGVPLEGFAAFSRKVAAEGAVLLRNEQEVLPIRENESVSIFGRTQINYYRSGTGSGGSVNVTHTTNLLDGLRSKPGIHVNEELAAVYEGWLESNPFDNGGGGWAAEPWHQKEMPLTDELVAEARAKSDKAVIVIGRTAGEDQDNADAPGSYRLTEEEKAMLRQVTNHFERTAVVLNVSNIIDMSWLNDDYKHPVFGVVYAWQGGMEGGNAIADVLAGDVTPSGKLTDTIAYSIGDYPSTRNYGNELSNIYEEDIYVGYRYFETFCPEQVQFAFGYGLSYTTFALELEPARVTAAEGAETIEIGVTVTNSGTVYTGKEVVQVYVEAPQGKLGKPARALAAFAKTKALAPGQSERLVLSFPVDQMASYDDSGVTGHASAYVLEAGEYRLYAGSSVKQAAPVSVGDKTGYLVDSLRVVQQLEEAAAPTESFNRLQPGARKPDGTYEQAAAQVPVRSISLAERIASRLPESFAQTGDAGYKLQDVADGKVSLEAFIAQLGDEELAAIVRGEGMSSPLVTPGTASAFGGVSESLLGYGIPLACTADGPSGIRMDSGHKATQVAIGTLLAATWDTRLVEELYVLEGQELLRNNIDALLGPGLNIRRSPLNGRNFEYFSEDPLVSGLFAAACTRGIRRGGSNATLKHFACNNQEQHRHKVNAVVSERALREIYLKGFEIAVKQGGANSVMTSYNPVNGHWAASNYDLNTTILRGEWGFEGIVMTDWWAVMNDTANGGPASRKFTNWMVRSQNDLYMVVSNYGAESNVWGDNTVESLADGTLTRGELQRSAMNICRFLMQAPVFSRELVKEEHAERYEPREDLPLGAAQRLSGEAGRVHVASGEAGVMQVEQAGIYRMTVHLMSTEFAWAQSACNVYMNGQLMTTVQTNGTEGAWIRQKLVKVELAEGLYELKLDFVKPGMQIDWIEFTRE, via the coding sequence ATGTCGAAACTGGGAGTGCCTTTAGAAGGATTTGCAGCGTTTAGCCGGAAAGTTGCAGCAGAGGGCGCAGTATTATTACGGAATGAACAAGAAGTGCTTCCGATCCGCGAAAATGAAAGCGTATCTATTTTTGGCCGGACGCAAATCAATTATTACCGCAGCGGCACAGGGTCGGGCGGCAGCGTCAACGTTACCCATACGACAAATCTGCTTGATGGGCTGCGCAGCAAACCCGGCATCCATGTAAACGAAGAGCTGGCAGCAGTGTACGAAGGCTGGCTGGAGAGCAATCCGTTTGATAACGGCGGCGGCGGCTGGGCTGCCGAGCCGTGGCACCAGAAGGAGATGCCCTTAACCGATGAGCTGGTGGCAGAGGCACGCGCCAAGTCCGACAAGGCGGTTATCGTGATCGGCCGCACGGCCGGCGAAGATCAGGATAACGCCGACGCGCCGGGCAGCTACCGGCTGACGGAAGAAGAGAAAGCGATGCTGCGGCAGGTGACGAATCATTTTGAACGGACTGCCGTTGTGCTTAACGTCTCTAATATTATAGATATGAGCTGGCTGAATGACGATTACAAGCATCCGGTTTTTGGCGTCGTCTATGCTTGGCAGGGCGGCATGGAGGGCGGCAACGCCATAGCCGATGTGCTTGCGGGCGATGTAACGCCAAGCGGCAAGCTGACCGATACGATTGCTTATTCCATCGGCGATTATCCGTCCACGCGGAACTACGGGAATGAGCTGTCCAATATTTACGAGGAAGACATCTATGTCGGGTACCGTTATTTTGAAACGTTTTGCCCGGAACAAGTACAGTTTGCATTTGGGTACGGGCTGTCGTATACGACATTTGCATTGGAGCTGGAACCTGCGCGGGTAACCGCGGCCGAAGGCGCGGAGACAATTGAAATCGGCGTTACTGTGACCAATAGCGGTACGGTGTATACCGGCAAAGAAGTGGTACAGGTTTACGTGGAAGCGCCGCAAGGCAAGCTGGGCAAGCCAGCCCGGGCGCTGGCCGCTTTTGCAAAAACGAAGGCGCTTGCGCCGGGACAATCGGAGCGGCTTGTGTTAAGCTTCCCGGTCGATCAGATGGCTTCTTATGATGACAGCGGCGTAACGGGGCATGCTTCCGCATATGTGCTGGAAGCGGGCGAATACCGGCTGTATGCCGGCAGCAGCGTGAAGCAGGCAGCGCCTGTCAGCGTCGGCGACAAAACCGGTTACCTGGTGGACTCGCTTCGGGTGGTGCAGCAGCTCGAGGAAGCGGCTGCCCCGACGGAAAGCTTTAACCGCCTGCAGCCGGGCGCGCGTAAGCCTGACGGCACTTATGAGCAGGCAGCGGCGCAAGTGCCGGTGCGTTCCATATCGCTTGCCGAGCGGATTGCGAGCCGTCTGCCGGAGAGCTTTGCGCAGACCGGGGATGCCGGCTACAAGCTGCAGGATGTGGCGGACGGCAAAGTAAGCCTGGAAGCATTCATTGCGCAGCTGGGCGATGAGGAGCTGGCCGCCATTGTGCGCGGGGAAGGCATGAGCAGCCCGCTTGTTACGCCGGGAACGGCGTCTGCGTTTGGCGGAGTCAGCGAAAGCCTGCTTGGTTACGGCATTCCGCTGGCGTGCACCGCGGACGGCCCGTCCGGCATCCGGATGGACAGCGGGCACAAAGCGACGCAAGTCGCCATCGGCACGCTGCTTGCGGCAACTTGGGACACCCGGCTCGTAGAAGAGCTGTACGTGCTGGAAGGGCAGGAGCTGCTGCGCAACAACATCGACGCCTTGCTTGGCCCGGGCCTCAACATTCGCCGCAGCCCGCTGAACGGGCGCAACTTCGAATACTTTTCGGAGGACCCGCTTGTATCGGGATTGTTCGCAGCAGCATGCACACGCGGCATCCGCAGAGGCGGTTCGAACGCGACCTTGAAGCATTTTGCCTGCAACAATCAGGAGCAGCACCGCCATAAAGTGAATGCGGTCGTGTCAGAGCGCGCATTGCGGGAAATTTATTTGAAAGGATTCGAAATTGCCGTGAAGCAAGGCGGAGCGAATTCGGTCATGACTTCCTATAATCCGGTTAATGGGCATTGGGCGGCTTCCAACTATGACTTGAATACAACGATTTTGCGCGGCGAGTGGGGCTTCGAAGGCATTGTCATGACGGACTGGTGGGCAGTTATGAACGACACGGCCAATGGCGGCCCGGCCAGCCGCAAGTTTACGAACTGGATGGTCCGCTCGCAAAATGACCTGTATATGGTCGTGAGCAACTACGGTGCGGAGTCGAACGTTTGGGGCGACAACACGGTGGAGTCGCTTGCTGACGGCACTTTAACCCGCGGCGAGCTACAGCGCAGCGCGATGAACATATGCCGGTTTCTCATGCAGGCGCCGGTGTTTTCCCGCGAGCTGGTCAAGGAGGAGCATGCGGAACGGTATGAGCCGCGCGAGGACTTGCCGCTTGGGGCGGCGCAGCGTTTGTCCGGTGAGGCAGGGCGCGTGCATGTAGCTTCAGGTGAAGCCGGCGTGATGCAGGTGGAACAGGCGGGCATTTACCGGATGACGGTTCATCTGATGTCGACGGAATTCGCATGGGCGCAAAGCGCCTGCAACGTATATATGAACGGGCAGCTGATGACGACGGTGCAGACCAACGGAACGGAAGGCGCCTGGATCCGCCAGAAGCTTGTGAAAGTGGAATTGGCGGAAGGCTTGTACGAGCTGAAGCTTGATTTTGTCAAACCGGGCATGCAGATCGACTGGATTGAATTTACGCGCGAGTAG
- a CDS encoding endo-1,4-beta-xylanase gives MSSKLKRVTSLWLAALLLLPLGWLAPAAKAADASSTTVYHETFADSTGVAQSSGNAVLSQVADKNFEGNDDGGALYVSSRTASYSAADFNYSDIGLADGQTYTVTVTVYVDPGETIPEGAQAYLQTADQSFGWLAGAAYKAGEPITLSGELTVGANEDTKIRVQSNDAGANVPFYIGDILIKGQPTVVYHETFADNTGVAQSSGNAVLSQVADKNFEGNDDGGALYVSSRTASYSAADFNYSDIGLADGQTYTVTVTVYVDPGETIPEGAQAYLQTADQSFGWLAGAAYKAGEPITLSGELTVGANEDTKIRVQSNDAGANVPFYIGDILIEGQQAPPDLPVQDLTPIQDVYADDFLIGSAVAEQDLADKRLELLTKHFNVATAENAMKPESLQPTKGNFTFDAADAIVNKVLDAGMQMHGHVLVWHSQTPAWMYTGSKEEVLANMQDHITTVMEHFGDKVISWDVVNEAMNDNPSNPSDWKASLRQSPWYTALGPDYVEQAFLTARAVLDAHPEWKDIKLYYNDYNEDNPNKAQAIYNMVKELNDNYAADHNGKKLIDGIGMQAHYSVNTSPDNVKASLEKFISLGVKVSISELDIGAGSGNKLSDKQAIEQGYLYAQLFNIYKAHAKDIERVTFWGMNDAASWRSDTSPLLFDNSLQAKPAYYGVIDPDTFIDEHPPEVKITKQTTASYGTPEAIDGKADAVWSKAPDIPVNQYQLTGHGATGVAKALWDEHNLYVLFQVSDQQLDDTSNNDYEQDSIEVFLDQNNAKTTSYQSDDGQYRVNYNNKTSFNPTSIAAGFESAVEVSGTNYTVEVKIPLTAITPKNGTVVGFDAQINDAKDGSRQSVASWNDLTGTGYANPSVFGELKLNGKSDTTGGNNNTPQPETGSVEINSGTVTIHPVLKTSGNVVTGVVTDDLLDKALKQATAGADGRKQVTINLPKQTGASSYEAQLPAQRLDSGDNLSLLLQTEFGTIELPSRMLSNVTNRGDQVSVRVSQVSASDLDVDAAARSAIGSRPVVELSLLSGGRTIAWNNPEAPVTVSIPYTPTADELAQPDSIVVWYIDGNGQITSVPNGRYDAATKTVTFQTTHFSAYAVAVSSKSFTDLSSVPWAQSAIEAMAARDIIKGVSASSFSPGASIKRADFIALLVRALELKGSGQSVSMFSDVHDTDYYYEELAIAKELGIAAGYEDNTFKPNSTISRQDMMVLTARALEAAGKPLAAGGTLAAYPDAAQVAGYAEESAAALVQAGIVNGKGSIIAPADSLTRAEAAVILYRIWSL, from the coding sequence ATGAGTAGTAAGCTCAAAAGGGTTACCTCGCTATGGCTGGCAGCTCTCCTGCTTCTCCCGCTCGGCTGGCTGGCGCCGGCTGCGAAAGCGGCGGATGCAAGCAGCACGACCGTATACCATGAGACTTTCGCGGATAGCACAGGAGTCGCCCAATCTTCAGGCAATGCTGTGCTGTCGCAGGTAGCCGATAAAAATTTTGAAGGCAATGACGACGGAGGCGCTTTATACGTCAGCAGCCGCACGGCCAGTTATTCGGCCGCCGATTTCAATTACAGCGACATCGGACTCGCGGACGGGCAGACCTACACGGTGACCGTTACCGTCTACGTCGATCCGGGTGAAACGATACCGGAAGGCGCGCAAGCTTACCTGCAAACAGCTGACCAAAGCTTCGGCTGGCTGGCCGGGGCCGCTTACAAGGCAGGCGAGCCGATTACGCTTTCGGGCGAGCTGACCGTTGGCGCCAATGAAGATACGAAAATTCGCGTCCAATCCAACGATGCAGGCGCAAACGTACCTTTTTATATCGGGGATATTCTGATCAAAGGGCAGCCAACTGTTGTTTACCACGAGACGTTCGCAGACAACACCGGAGTCGCCCAATCTTCAGGCAATGCTGTGCTGTCGCAGGTAGCCGATAAAAATTTTGAAGGCAATGACGACGGAGGCGCTTTATACGTCAGCAGCCGCACGGCCAGTTATTCGGCCGCCGATTTCAATTACAGCGACATCGGACTCGCGGACGGGCAGACCTACACGGTGACCGTTACCGTCTACGTCGATCCGGGTGAAACGATACCGGAAGGCGCGCAAGCTTACCTGCAAACAGCTGACCAAAGCTTCGGCTGGCTGGCCGGGGCCGCTTACAAGGCAGGCGAGCCGATTACGCTTTCGGGCGAGCTGACCGTTGGCGCCAATGAAGATACGAAAATTCGCGTCCAATCCAACGATGCAGGCGCAAACGTACCTTTTTATATCGGGGATATTCTCATTGAAGGGCAACAGGCGCCGCCTGACCTTCCTGTCCAGGATCTGACGCCTATCCAAGATGTGTACGCAGACGATTTTCTGATTGGCAGCGCGGTCGCCGAGCAGGACTTGGCTGATAAACGTTTAGAGCTGTTGACCAAACATTTTAATGTGGCAACAGCCGAAAATGCGATGAAGCCGGAATCGCTGCAGCCGACCAAGGGCAATTTTACGTTTGACGCAGCAGATGCCATCGTGAATAAGGTGCTGGATGCCGGCATGCAAATGCACGGCCATGTGCTTGTCTGGCACAGCCAGACGCCGGCCTGGATGTACACTGGCAGCAAGGAAGAAGTACTGGCCAACATGCAAGACCATATTACGACGGTGATGGAACATTTTGGCGACAAGGTCATCTCCTGGGATGTCGTGAATGAAGCGATGAACGATAACCCAAGCAACCCGTCCGACTGGAAAGCTTCGCTTCGCCAATCGCCATGGTATACTGCGCTTGGACCGGACTATGTGGAGCAGGCGTTTCTGACGGCAAGAGCCGTACTGGACGCTCATCCGGAGTGGAAAGACATTAAGCTGTATTACAACGATTACAACGAAGACAATCCGAATAAAGCACAAGCCATTTACAACATGGTGAAAGAGCTTAATGACAACTATGCCGCAGACCATAACGGCAAGAAACTCATTGACGGCATCGGCATGCAGGCGCATTACAGTGTGAATACAAGCCCGGATAATGTAAAAGCGTCGCTTGAGAAATTTATATCATTAGGCGTAAAGGTAAGCATCTCTGAGCTCGATATCGGAGCAGGAAGCGGCAATAAGCTTTCCGACAAACAGGCGATTGAACAAGGTTATTTGTATGCGCAGCTGTTTAACATTTACAAAGCGCATGCCAAAGATATTGAACGTGTAACATTCTGGGGGATGAATGACGCAGCTAGCTGGAGATCCGACACTTCCCCGCTGTTATTCGACAACAGCCTGCAAGCCAAACCGGCCTATTACGGCGTCATTGATCCGGATACCTTTATCGACGAGCATCCGCCAGAGGTAAAAATTACGAAACAGACAACAGCTTCGTACGGTACGCCGGAAGCGATTGACGGAAAAGCAGATGCGGTTTGGAGCAAGGCGCCGGATATTCCGGTGAATCAATACCAGTTGACCGGGCATGGCGCGACCGGCGTGGCTAAAGCATTGTGGGATGAACATAATTTATACGTGCTCTTTCAAGTCAGCGACCAGCAGCTGGACGATACGAGCAATAACGACTATGAACAGGACTCCATTGAAGTATTCCTGGATCAAAACAATGCGAAAACAACAAGTTATCAAAGCGATGACGGGCAATACCGGGTTAATTACAACAACAAAACTTCCTTTAACCCAACTTCCATCGCAGCCGGTTTCGAATCGGCAGTTGAAGTTTCCGGCACCAACTACACGGTAGAGGTTAAAATCCCTCTCACCGCCATTACGCCGAAAAACGGCACCGTTGTTGGCTTTGACGCGCAAATTAATGATGCCAAAGACGGCAGCCGCCAAAGCGTTGCTTCCTGGAACGATTTAACGGGTACCGGTTATGCCAATCCTTCCGTGTTCGGGGAATTGAAGCTGAACGGCAAATCGGATACTACCGGCGGCAACAACAACACGCCGCAGCCGGAGACCGGAAGCGTAGAAATCAATAGCGGCACTGTGACCATTCATCCTGTGCTGAAAACATCCGGAAACGTTGTAACAGGCGTAGTCACGGATGATCTGCTGGATAAAGCTTTAAAACAGGCAACTGCCGGCGCCGACGGGCGGAAGCAGGTAACCATTAACCTGCCTAAGCAAACTGGCGCAAGCTCCTATGAAGCGCAGCTGCCGGCACAGCGGCTCGACAGCGGCGATAACCTGTCCCTGCTGTTGCAAACCGAATTCGGAACGATCGAACTTCCAAGCCGGATGCTGTCCAATGTAACAAACAGAGGAGATCAAGTATCCGTTCGCGTCTCGCAAGTATCCGCAAGCGATCTGGATGTGGATGCCGCAGCGCGTTCTGCCATCGGCAGCCGTCCGGTCGTGGAACTCAGCTTGCTGTCCGGCGGCCGTACGATTGCCTGGAATAACCCGGAAGCACCGGTGACGGTTTCGATTCCTTACACGCCAACAGCCGACGAGCTTGCCCAGCCGGACTCCATCGTCGTATGGTATATCGACGGCAACGGTCAAATCACCTCCGTCCCTAACGGGCGTTATGATGCGGCAACCAAGACGGTAACATTCCAAACGACGCATTTCAGCGCTTATGCCGTGGCCGTATCGTCCAAATCGTTTACGGATTTGAGCAGCGTGCCTTGGGCACAATCGGCGATTGAAGCGATGGCAGCCCGCGATATCATTAAAGGCGTCTCTGCATCCAGCTTCTCGCCTGGCGCCTCCATCAAGCGGGCGGACTTTATTGCGTTGCTTGTCAGAGCGCTGGAGCTGAAAGGAAGCGGACAATCCGTATCCATGTTCAGCGACGTTCATGATACCGATTATTACTATGAAGAGCTGGCCATTGCGAAAGAGCTTGGCATCGCAGCCGGCTATGAAGACAATACGTTCAAGCCAAACAGCACGATTTCCCGCCAGGATATGATGGTGCTGACCGCACGCGCGCTCGAGGCGGCCGGCAAGCCGCTTGCAGCAGGCGGAACGTTAGCCGCATATCCGGATGCGGCGCAGGTTGCCGGCTATGCGGAGGAAAGCGCCGCAGCGCTGGTGCAAGCCGGTATTGTGAACGGCAAAGGCAGCATCATCGCTCCGGCCGATTCGCTGACCCGCGCGGAAGCAGCCGTCATCTTGTACCGGATTTGGAGCTTGTAA
- a CDS encoding DUF423 domain-containing protein, translating into MQTFVVLGSILMAIGVIIGAFGAHMLKSRLEPDKLKVYEVGVQYHITHALGLIGVGILADHYPDSSMITAAGWLMFAGIVLFSGSLYVLSVAKARLLGPVTPLGGLCLIIGWVLLALGVL; encoded by the coding sequence ATGCAAACGTTTGTCGTGCTTGGCAGTATTTTGATGGCGATCGGGGTCATCATCGGGGCGTTTGGCGCGCATATGCTGAAGAGCAGGCTGGAACCCGATAAGCTGAAAGTTTACGAGGTTGGCGTGCAATACCATATTACACATGCATTAGGCTTGATTGGCGTTGGAATATTGGCCGATCATTATCCGGACTCCAGCATGATTACAGCAGCAGGCTGGTTGATGTTTGCAGGCATTGTGTTATTCTCGGGAAGTCTGTACGTATTAAGTGTGGCAAAAGCACGCCTGCTCGGACCGGTTACGCCGCTTGGCGGGCTGTGCTTAATTATCGGCTGGGTGCTTCTTGCGCTAGGCGTGCTGTAA
- a CDS encoding uracil-DNA glycosylase yields the protein MAILTNDWALELEQEFAKPYYLQLRAFLVEEYQTKTIYPDPYDIFNALHYTPLAGVKVVILGQDPYHGPGQAHGLSFSVKEGVGTPPSLLNMFKELRDDLGCYIPNNGHLLKWAQQGVLLLNTVLTVRAHEANSHKDKGWETFTDKVIETVNRKHEPVVFLLWGSHAQKKAQLITNPKHRLIRSPHPSPLSAHRGFFGSKPFSQANEFLRSVGLQEIDWQISNL from the coding sequence ATGGCTATCTTAACAAACGATTGGGCGCTTGAATTAGAGCAGGAGTTTGCAAAACCGTATTATTTGCAGCTTCGGGCGTTTCTGGTCGAGGAGTATCAGACAAAAACGATTTATCCGGATCCATATGATATTTTTAACGCTTTGCATTACACGCCGCTCGCCGGTGTGAAGGTCGTGATTTTGGGACAGGACCCTTATCATGGCCCGGGACAAGCCCACGGATTAAGTTTTTCCGTCAAAGAAGGCGTAGGTACGCCTCCATCCTTATTAAATATGTTTAAGGAGCTGCGCGATGATCTGGGCTGCTATATCCCGAATAACGGGCATTTGCTGAAATGGGCGCAGCAAGGGGTTTTGCTGTTAAACACGGTGCTTACGGTACGGGCACATGAAGCGAACTCGCACAAAGACAAAGGCTGGGAGACGTTTACGGATAAAGTCATTGAGACGGTTAACCGGAAGCATGAGCCTGTCGTCTTTCTGCTGTGGGGAAGCCATGCCCAGAAGAAAGCCCAGCTCATTACCAACCCGAAACACCGGCTTATCCGCTCGCCGCATCCAAGCCCACTATCGGCCCACCGAGGTTTTTTTGGCAGCAAGCCGTTCTCGCAGGCTAACGAATTTCTGCGAAGCGTAGGGCTGCAGGAGATTGATTGGCAAATTTCTAATTTGTAA